The following is a genomic window from Flavobacteriales bacterium.
AGGGCCAGGTCGGCGCATACACGCAGCATGGCCTTCAGCGTCACGGGCTTGGTCACGTGGTACTTGGGGTGGCCCCAGGCATCGCCCCAGGCGCTGCGGGCCGCGCGCAGGAACTCCTGCACGGTGCGGTAGCGTTTCTCCACGGTGCGGGCGCTGGCGTCCACCGTCTCCCCGCGCTTGGTGCTGCGCACGATCCAGCGGTGCACCTCGTTGAAGAGCTCGGCCTGCATGATCCACTTCTCCTGTTTGCTGCGGTTGCCCAGGCGGTTGATGCGGTAGCGCAGCGGGCTGTCCGGATCGGCGTAGAGGCGCTCGATCACCTTCGCGGCCAGACGCTTGTCGGGCTTCTCCCAGCTCACCTTCTCGTACAGGTCGATCAGGTGGCTCTTGTTGATGCGCGTGGGCGTGCTGTTGATGATCACGAACATCTCCGCGGCGAAGTCCTCGCTCTGCCCATCGAACACCACGCAGGGCACGTGGATGCTGCGGGCCTCCTCGGGGTGGCTGCGGAAGAAGAACTCCAGCGCGGCCAGGCGGTGCTGCCCGTCGATGATCAGGTACTTCTCGCGCGGCTCCTTCAGGTCGCCCACATGCTGGTACACCCCGAGCGGGCTGAAGTCGAGCGTTTCGCTGGTGAACAGCAGCACGGTGCCGGGGATGGGCGGCTGGGTGACGGCGGTCTCGTAGAAGTTGCGGATGGCCTTCACCTTGGCCTTGCTCATGGCGCGTTGGAAGGCGGCGTCGCTGCGTTCGATGCGCCCGATGAAGCCGGCCACCTCATCGTCCTTGGTTCCGGGATCGGCCGCGATGGCCGCCTCCCCCTCGGCGTAATACCGGCTGATGAAGCGCACACGCCGCAAGAGGTCCTCGGCCGGGTAGCTCACGAAGTAGAACCGGGCGTCCTTCTGGGGGATGCGGGTGGCGATCATACCCCGAAGGTAGATCGGCCCCGGCCGTGCCACCAAGTGGGTCGCCGACGGTCGACCAGCCCCAGCCACGGCACACCATGGGATGGATGCGGCGGCTGGCAGCTGGGGGCTGGCGGCCTGTGGCTAGAGGCGGGAGGCGGGAGGCTGGTGGCTGGAGGCCGGTGGCCCGTGAGGTGGACGCCAGCGTAAATGAGGACGGGCCCCCGCATCGCAGGAGCCCGCCGCTCGTCCAACTAACCCCCCTACCCTACTTCGATAACACCTTGAACTCGGTGCGGCGGTTGCGCTGGTGCTCGTCCTCGCTGCACTTCTCGCACACGCACTTCTCGCTCGGCATTGATTCCCCGTAGCCCTTGCTCGTCACCCGGTCCTTGGCGATGCCTTTGCTGATCAGGTGGTCCACGGCGCTCTTGGCACGCTTCTGCGACAGGTTGAGGTTGTAGGCGTCCTTGCCGCGGCAGTCCGTGTGGCTGCTCAGCTCGATCTTCACCGTGGGGTTGTCGTTCAGCGTCTGCACCAGCTTGTCCAGCTCGAGCGCCGCGTCGGGGCGGATGTTCCACTTGTTGTAGTCGTAGTAGATGTTGTCCAGGCGCACCACCTGGTTCACCTCCAGCGGGAACAGGCGGAAGTCCGTGTGGATGATGGCGCTGGGCTTGCCCTTGGTGCTGATGCGGGCGCTCTGCTTGAAGAAGCCCTCCTTTTCCACGCGGATGCGGTAGTCGCTCTCGGGCTTCAGGGCGAAGGCGTACTTGCCCGTGGCGTCGGTGGTGCGCTCCTCCAGCAGTTGGTCGTTGCCGTCGTAGAGCATCACCTTGGCGCCGCTCAGCGGGGCCTCGGTCTCGCCATGCATCACCACGCCCTCGGCGGCGTAGTCGTACTTGGTCATCTCCACCACGATGTCCTCCAGCGGGTCGCTGTCGGTCATCACGCTCACCTCCTGCTGGAAGTAGCCGTTCTTGGTGGCCACGATCACGTACTTGCTGCGGTACTCGGCGTCGATCTTGAACTTGCCGCCGGGCTCGGTCTCCAGCTGGTAGCGCTTCACGTGCTCGTTCTTCTCGTCCTTCAGCAGGATGGTGGCGCCCTCGATGGGCTGGCGGGTGGCCTTGTCGATCACGATGCCGGCCAGGTACATCATGGGCGGACGCACGGTGCAGCCGTAGATGTCGTCGCTGCCCACGCCGCCGGGCCGGTCGCTCACGAAGAAGCCCGTGCTGTCGTCGGCCAGCAGCAGCAGCCCGAAGTCGTTGAAGCGCGAGTTCATCGGCGCCTTCAGGTTGAACACCGTGCCGGGCCCGGTGGGCAGCAGCCTGGTGCGGAAGAGGTCCAGCCCGCCCAGTCCCGGGTGGCCGTTGCTGGCGAAGAAGAAGGTGCTGTCGCGCCCGATGAAGGGGTACATCTCGTTGCCGGCGGTGTTCACCTTGGGGCCCATGTTCTGCGGCGCACCCCAGTTGTTGCCCAGGTTGTCGCAGAACCAGATGTCCGTGCCGCCCTGGCCGCCGGGCATGTCGCTCACGAAGTACATGCGGCGCCCGTCGTGGCTCACGCAGGGATGGCCCACGTTGTACTGCGCGTTGTTGTGGTCGAAGGGGATCAGGTTGCCCCACTCCTGGTTGCCGAACTCGCCGGTGGAGATATCGGTGAAGAAGATGCCCAGCTTGAGCTCGCCGTCATCGGCCAGGTCCTTGGTGCCGTAGAAGAAGTTGTTGCGCGTGAAGTAGAGGCGGTCGGCGAGGGAGTCGAAGCTGGCCGTGCCATCGTGGAAGCGGCTGTTCACGTCCTTGCGCATCACCATGGGCTCCTCGGCGGTCTGTCCCTTCAGCAGGGCGCTGTAGAGGTTGAGGAAGGGCTGGTCGTCCCACTTGTAGGTGGCCTTGCCGCCTGTGCCTTCGCCACGGGCGCTGCTGAAGAGCAGGAGCTCCTCCAGCACGGTGAGGCCCAGGTCGGCCTGCGGGCTGTTGATGGGCACCGTGCGGATGCTGGCGCTGCTGCTGTCGCGGTTCAGGCGGTCGAAAAGGTCGGGGTGCTTCACGTAGGCCTCCGCGCGGGCATCGCCCGGGTTCTGCTCCAGGTAGCGCGCATAGAGCTGGTTGGCCTCGGTGTACTTGCCGTTGCCGCGCAGCACCTCGGCGTGGTCGAAGAGGTCCTGGGCGCTGGGTGTGCCGCTGGTGAGCTTGGCGTAGGTGGCCTCCGCCAGGTCCATGCGGCCCATGCGCTTGTAGGCCATGGCCAGGCGGCGCAGGTCGGTGGCGTCCGCCTTGCCCTTGTCGGACAGGTCCTGGTACACCTTGGCCATCGCCGGATAGTCGAAGTCATCGGCGTAGCGGGTGGCCATGCGCTCCTTGAGCTTCTGGGCGCCGGCGGCCAGGGGCAGCGCGGCCAGCAGCAGCAGGCCGAGGGTGCGTGCGGTGGGGCGGTTCATCGGTCGTTGGTACTGCGTCATGGCTCAGAAGTAGCGCGGTGAGCGGATGCCCTTCATGCGTTTGCCGAAGTCGAAGCCGAGCATCACCTCGTGGCTTCCGCCGCTGTAGTTGCGCAGCGGGCTCACCGGATAGTCGTAGGCGTAACCGGCGTAGATGCCGTCGGTGAAGTAGTACTGGGCCAGGGCGCCCACGGCGTCCTCGTGGCGGTACATGGCGCCCAGCCAGAACTTCTCGAAGAACAGGAAGTTGGCGCTCACGTCGAAGCTGATGGGCGCGCCCTGCACGGCCTTCACCAGGAAGGTGGGTTTGAACTTGTGGTACATGCCCATGTTGAACACGTAGCCGCCGGTGAGGAAGTAGTGCGGGCGCTGGCCCTGCTGCCACGCCGTGCCCGTGGTGTCCACCGGTGCGTCCTTGAAGAACTCGGTGCGCAGGAGCTTGGGCGTGCTCACCCCCAGGAAGAAGCGCTCGCCGTAATACATCATGCCGAAACCGAACTGCGGGTCCAGCTTGGTGTTCACGTTCTGCTGGAAGACCTGGTCGCCGCTCTGCAGGGGATTGAGCTCACCGAAGCGGCCCTGCACCAGCGTCATGCCGCCCTTGAGGCCGAAGGCCAGCTTGCGCTCGTTGGCGAAGTGGATGCGGTAGGCCAGGTCGATCATGAAGCCGTACTGGCTCACCGGCCCGTGCTCGTCGCGCATGATGGTGCCGCCGATGCCCACGGTCTCCCGCGCCAGCGGGGCATGCACCGTCAGGGTCTGCGTGCTGGGCGCGCCCTCGAAGCCCACCCACTGGTGGCGCGTCAGGGCCTTGATGCTCACCCGCTCGGCGGCGCCGGCGTAGGCCGGGTTGATCGCCAGCAGGTTGAACATGTACTGTGTGAACTGCGGGTCCTGCTGGGCGGCCACGGGGGCCGCGAGCACAAGGGCCAGGAGCAGGGCTTTCCAACGGGAGGCCATGGTCGCCATGGGTTGAACGCCGGAGGGCGCGGTGTTTCGGGGTTGGGTCCTCGGTGTGCGCATGATCAGCGGCGGATGTAGATGTAACCGGTGAAGGGCTCCTCACCGTTGCCGAGGTCCAGGATGAAGTAGTAGGTGCTTTCGGGCAGCTCCTCGCCCCAATTGAGGCTGTTCTCGCTGCGGCCGTTCCAGTCATTGGTGTAGGGCGAGCGGTCGAGCACCTTCGAGCCCCAGCGGTTGAAGACCTGCAGACTGTTGTCCGGATAGCTCTCCAGGTTGTGCACCACGTACGTGTCGTTCACCCCATCGCCATTGGGGCTGAAGGCGTCGGGCACGATCACCGTCAGGCAGTCCTTCAGGCGCACCAGCACCGAGTCGCTCGTGGTGCCGCACACCCCGTTGTTCACCGTCCACACGAACCAGGTGTTGCCCAGGGCCAGCCCGCTGGCGAAGGCGGCGGGGTCGGCCGGATCGCTCAGGGTGGCCGTACCGCTCACCAGCGTCCATGCTCCGGTGGCCAGGGCGTCGAACACCGGTTCGGCGTCCAGCGCGGTGCCTGTGAACTGGTGCTGGCAGAACTCCTGGTCCTCGCCCGCATCGGCCGCGGCCAGCGCACTGTTGTACACCAGGAAGCTCATCTGGTCGCTCGTGCTGCCGCACGCGCCGTTGTCGATGGTCCACTCGAAGACCGTTTCACCCAGGCCCAGGTCGGTGACCGCGGTGAAGGGGCTGGTGGGATCGGCCAGCGTGCCGGTGCCGCTGATGAGGGTCCAGAGGCCGACGGCCGGGGCAACAGGTGAACTGGCGAACATGGTGGTGTTGGGTGCGGGTGAACAGAAGCTCTGGTCGTCGCCGGCCAATGCGGCGGCGGCCGTGTTGTCGAAGACCTGGATCAGCACCGTGTCCGTGGTGATGCCTGGTGCGCAGGGACCGTTGTCGATGGTCCACAGCAGCGTGGTGGTGCCCGGGGTCAGGCCGGTGATGTTGCTGGTGGGGCTCGCCGGATCGGTCACCGTGCCGCTGCCGTTCAGCACCGTCCACGTGCCGGTGGCCGGGAAGATGAGCGCGTTGCCGGCCAGCGTCGTGCTGCTGGTGGGCGTGCACAGCTCCTGGTCGGGACCCGCATCGGCCGCGTCCTGGCCGGCGTCGAACACGCTGATGGTCACCTGATCCGTCGTGGTGCCGTTCGGGCAGGGCCCGTTGCTCACCGTCCACTCGAACACGCTCACGCCCACCAGCAGGTCGGTGATGGTGGTGGTGGCGCTGGTGGGGTCCGTGATAGTGCCCGAACCGCTCACCAGCGTCCACTGGCCGGTGGCCGGGTAGGTGGGATCGGTGGCCGCCATCGTCACCGTGTTCGGGAAGGTGGGGATGCAGATCTCCTGGTCGGGACCGGCGTCGGCCGAGGCGGAGTTCTCATCGAAGAGCGTCACCTGCAGCGTGTCCGTGGTCACCGCGTCGGGGCAGGGCCCGTTGTCGATGGTCCACACGAACACGTTGTCGCCGATGCTCAGGTTGAACACCGCCGTGTTCGGGTCGCTCGCATCGGCCAGGATGCCACCGCCCTGCAACACCGTCCATTGGCCGGTGGCCGGGAAGATGGGATCGTTGGCCGTGAGCACCGCGCCGGTGGTGGGGGTGCAGAGCTCCTGGTCGGGACCGGTCTGCGCGGGCGGCTGGTTCTCGTCGAAGATGAAGACGCTCACCGTGTCGGTGCTCGGCGGGCCGAAGCCGCACTGGCCATTGTAGATCTGCCACACGAACACGTTCTCACCCACGGCCATGTCGGTGATCATCGTGAAGGGGTTGTTGGGCTCCACGATGGTGCCGCTGCCGCTCAACAGGCTCCAGGTGCCTACACCCGGGAAAGCGGGGATGTTGCCCTGCATCATGGTGCTCACCTGCGGGGTGCAGAGCTCCTGGTCGGGACCCGCATCGGCCGTCGGCGCGGTGGGGTCGTACACGTAGATCTGGATGGTGTCGCTCATGATGCCGTTCGGTGGGCAGGGACCATTGTCCAGGGTCCACACGAACGTGCTGATGCCCACGGTGAGGTCGGTGATGGCCGAGGTGGGGCTGGCGGGGTCCACGATGGTGCCCGAACCGCCGATCAGCGTCCAGCTGCCGGTGGCGGGGGCCTGGGGCGGAGCGGCGGCCATCACCGTGCTGGTCAGCGGCAGGCACACCTCCTGGTCCGGTCCTGCATCGGCGGCGCTGGTGCTGTCGCTGAAGAGGATGACGGACACGTCATCGAAGGTGATCGGGTTGGCGCAGGGGCCGTTGTCCACCGTCCACCGGAAGGTGTTGACGCCGATGCTCAGCGTGCTCACCAGTGTGCCGGGGTCGCTCGGGTCGGCGAACACGCCCGTGCCGGCGATCACCGTCCAGGTGCCCGTGGCCGGGAAGGTCGGCGTGTTGCCCGCCAGGAAGGTGCTGTCCGTGGGCATGCACAGTTCCTGGTCCGGACCGGCATCGGCCGGCGGGTTGTTCGGGTCGAACACGAAGATGCTCACCTGGTCGTCGCTGATCCCGCAAACACTGTTGTCGATGGTCCACTGGAAGATGTTCTCACCGATGGTGAGGCCCGTCACTTCCGTGAGCGGATCGTTGGCATCGGCGAACACGCCGGTGCCCTGCACCAGGGTCCAGGTGCCGATGGCCACGCCCACGGCGGTGTTGCCCTGCAGGAAGGTGCTGCTCGTCGGCGCGCAGAGGTCCTGGTCGGGGCCCGCATCGGCCGGCGGCGCGTTCTCGTCGAAGAGGTTGATCACCACGTTGTCCGTCGTGATGCCGTTGGCGCAGGGGCCGTTGTCCACCGTCCAGGCGAACTCGTTCAGGCCGATGCCCAGGCCGGTCACCGTGGTGTTCGGATCGCTCGGATCGGTGATGGTGCCCTGACCGTTCACCAGGGTCCACAGGCCCGTGGCCGGGAAGGTCACCGCGCTGCCGCTCAACGTGGCGCTGGTGATGGGCGTGCAGATGGCCTGATCGGCACCCGCGTTCGCATCGGGGTTGGTGTCATCGAAGATGAAGATGCTCATCGCGTCGCTCGTCACCGGGTTGGCGCAGGGCCCGTTCGTCACGGTCCACAGGAACACGTTCTCGCCCACCGTCAGACCCGTCACGGCCGAGCTCGGATCGGTCGGGTCCACGATGGTGCCCGTACCGCTCACCAGGGTCCACAGGCCCGAGGCGGGGAAGATCACCGCGCTGCCGGCCAGCGTGGTGGTGGTGTCGGGCGTGCAGCGTTGTTGATCGGGCCCGGCGTTCGCCACTGGATTGTTCTCATCGTAGAGCAGGATGGTCAGCGTATCACTGGTGAGGCCGTTCGCGCAGGGGCCGTTGTCCACGGTCCACACGAGGATGTTCTCACCCACGATCAGGCCGCTCACGGTGGTGGCCGGGTCGTTGGCATCGGCGAAGGTGCCGCCACCGGCCGCCACGGTCCATGTGCCCACGCTGGGGAAGATGGTCGCACTGCCCGCCAGGGTGGCGCTGGTGGTGGGCGTGCACAGGTCCTGGTCGGGGCCGGCGTTCGCATCGGCGCTCAGCGGATCGAAGACCTGGAGGCTCACCTGGTCGGTGGTGATGCCGTTGGTGCAGGGGCCGTTATCCACGGTCCACTCCAGGATGGTCTCGCCCACCACGAGGTCGGTCACCACGCTGTTGGGGTCGTTGGGGCTCACGATGGTGGCCGTGCCGCTCACCACGGTCCAGGTCCCGGTCGCGGGGAAGATCACCGGACTGCCGCTCAGGGTCACCGTGTTATCCGGTGCGCACAGCTCTTGATCGGCACCTGCGTCGGCCACCAGGTTGGCATCGTCGAACACGAAGAGGCTCACCAGGTCGGTGGTGTTCCCGTTCGCACAGGGCCCGTTGTCCACGGTCCATTGCAGTACGGTCTCACCCACGCCCAGGCCGCTCACCGCGCTGTTCGGGTCGTTCGCATCGGCGATGATGGCGTTGCCGCTCACCACGGTCCACGTGCCGATGGCCGGGAAGATCGGCGTGTTGCCGGCCAGCGTGGTGGTGCTTGTCGGCGTGCACAGCTCCTGGTCCGGACCTGCGTCGGCATTGGCGTTGGTGGCGTCGAAGAGGAACACGCTCACCGTATCGGAGGTGATGGGGTCCGTGCAGGGGCCGTTGCTCACGGTCCACACCAGCACGTTCTCACCCACGCCCAGGCCGCTCACCACAGCGGTCGGGTCGCCGGGGTCGTTGATCGTGCCGCTGCCGGCGATGAGCGTCCAGGTGCCGGTGGCCGGAAAGGTGAGGGCGCTGCCCGCCATCGTGGCGTTCACGTTGGGCGTGCAGAGCTCCTGGTCGGGCCCGGCATCGGCCACCAGGTTGTTCTGATCGAACACGAAGAGGCTCACCTCGTCGAAGGTGATCGGGTTCGCGCAGGGACCGTTGTTCACCGTCCAGCGGAACACGTTCTCGCCCACGGGCAGGCCGGTGATGGCGGTGGTGGGGCTGCCGGGCGTCACGATGGTGCCGCCGCCGCTCACCAGCGTCCAGGTGCCGGTGGCCGGGGTGATCAGCGCGCTGCCCGCCATCACGGTGCTCGTGTTCGGCGTGCACAGCTCCTGGTCGGGGCCCGCGTCGGCCGGGGGGTTGTTGGCATCGAAGACCAGGATGTTCATCTGGTCGTTCGTGTTGCCGTTGATGCAGGGGCCGTTGTCCACCGACCAGCGGAAAGTGTTGATGCCGACCGTCAGGTTGTCGACCGTGGTGTTCGGGTCGGTGGGATCGGCCAGCGTGCCGCTGCCGGCGATCAGGGTCCATATACCGGTCGCGGGCGGAAGCAGCTCACTGCCATCCAGCACCGCGGCATCGTCCGGGGTGCAGTACTGCTGGTCAGGGCCCGCGTTCGCGATGGGGTTGGTGTTGTCGTACACCACCACGCGCAGCGTATCCACCGTGAGCCCGTTGGCGCAGGGCCCGTTGCTCACCGTCCAGGTGTACACGTTGGTGCCGATCGAGAACCCGCTCAGGTTGGTGAAGGGCGCGTTCTGATCATCGAAGGTGCCGCTGCCGCTCACCACGGCCCAGGTGCCGGTGGCCGGGAAGGTCAGCGGACTGCCGTTCACCACGGTGAGGGTGGTGAGGATGCAGAGCTCCTGGTCCGGGCCGGCGTTGGCCACCGGGTTGTTCGCATCGAACACGAAGAGGCTCACCTCGTCGAAGCTGGGCGTTCCGCACACCCCGTTGTCCACGGTCCAACGGAGCACCGTCTCACCCACGCCCAGTCCGGTCACCAGCGTGTTGGGGTCGTTGGCCGACACGATGGCGGCCGAACCGCTCACCACCGTCCAGGTGCCCACGGCCGGGAAGGTCACCGTGCTACCGGCCATGCTGGTGCTGCTGGTGGGCGTGCACAGCTCCTGGTCGGGGCCGGCGTCCGCGGCGGCGTTGCCACCGTCGAACACCGTGATGCTCACCTGGTCCGTGGTGGTGCCGTTCGCGCAGGGTCCGTTGTTGATGGTCCACTGGAACACGTTGACGCCCACGCCGAGGCCGGTGACCACGGTCAGCGGGTCGTTCGGGTCGAAGATGCTGCCGCTGCCGCTCACCAGGGTCCAGGTCCCCGTGGCCGGGAAGGTGATGGCGTTGCCCGCCAGCGTCACCTGGTTGGGGACATCGGGGATGCAGATGCTCTGGTCCGGACCGGCGTTGGCGTTGGCCTGGTTGGCATCAAACACCGTCACCGTCATCACGTCCGTGCTCACACCACAGGCGCCGTTGTCGATGCTCCATTGCAGCACGTTGGTGCCCACGCTGAGGCCGGTCGCCGAGGTGGTGGCACTTCCGGCGTTGGCGAAGGTGGCCGTGCCTTGCAGCACGCTCCAGCTTCCGGTGGCCAGGCCTGTGGGCGTGTTGCCGGCCATGGTGATGCTCGTGGTCGTGCTGCAGATCGTCTGGTCAGGACCTGCCTCGGCGGGTTGAGCGTTGCCGTTGAAGAGGTTGATCGTCACCTGATCGCTGGTGATCGGGTTGGCGCAGTTGCCGTTGCTCACCGTCCATTGGAACACGTTGGGACCGAGTCCCAGACCGGTCACCTGGCTGTTCGGGTCGGTCGGATCGACGAGGGTGCCGCTGCCGCTGATCAGGGTCCAGGTGCCCGTGGCCGGCACGATCAGCGAACTGCCGCTGAGCACGGTGCTCGTGATCGGTGTGCAGAGATTCTGGTCGGGGCCGGCGTTGGCCACCGGGTTGGCGGCATCGAACACGAACACGGTGATCTCGTCGGTGGTGAGGCCGTTCGCGCACACCCCGTTGCTCACTGTCCAACGGAACACGTTGATGCCCACCGCCAGCCCCGTCACCAGGGTGTTGGGGTCGTTCGGGTCCACGATCGCACCGGTGCCGCTCACCAGGGTCCACGTGCCTACCGCGGGCGGGATCACCGCACTGCCGGCCAGGTTCACCTGCGAGGGGAAGGTGGGGATGCAGATCTGCTGGTCGGGACCGGCGTTGGCCACCGGGTTGGCGCTGTTGAAGAGCGTGATGCTGACCTCATCGCTGCTAGTGCCCGCGCAGGGACCGTTGCTCACCGTCCAGCGGAACACGTTCACACCCACACCGAGCCCGGTGATGCCGGTGCTGGCGCTGTTGGGCGAGGTGATCGTTCCCGTACCGCTCACCAGCGTCCAGGTGCCCGTGCCGGGGAAGATCACCGCGCTGCCGTTCAGCGTCGTGCTGTTGGTCGGCGTGCACAGCTGCTGGTCGGGTCCCGCGCTCGCCGCCAGCATGGACGGGTCGAACACGGCCACCGTCACCTGGTCCGAGGTCGGTGCGCCGCAGGCCCCGTTGTTCACGGTCCACTGGAACACGTTGTTGCCCACGGCAAGGCCGGTCACGGCGCTGGCGGGATCGTTGGGCGTGCTGATGCTGCCGCTGCCGCTCACCAGCGTCCAGGTGCCCGTGCCGGGCGCCGTCACCGCGTTGCCGGCCAGGGTGGTGCTCGTGGCCCCGCAGAGCGACTGGTCGGGACCTGCGCTGGCGTTCGCCTGGTTCGCATCGAACACCGTGATCGTCACCTGGTCCGAGCTGATCGGGTTCTGGCAGGCGCCGTTGTCCACCGTCCACTGGAACACGTTGGCACCCAAGCCAAGCCCGGTGACGATGCTGGCCGGGTTGCCCGGCGACACGATGTTGCCGCTGCCGCTCACCAAGGTCCACACGCCCGTGGCGGGGAAGGTCGGCGCGCTACCCCCCAGGGTGATGGAGGTCGTCGTGGAGCAGATGGACTGATCGGGGCCGGCGTTG
Proteins encoded in this region:
- a CDS encoding gliding motility-associated C-terminal domain-containing protein produces the protein MTRTLRSRFVPRISSLLRRSLVPLAVVAALGWGHEAHATHAMGGEISYTCVAPNQYLVTLDFYRDCNGVAAPTNCNNGLSFNVRSTQCGANFNQCFTFQGVQVITPICASETDRCLNPGGVYGVEKYTYTRLVNLTQWAGCGTDWVFSWSLCCRNNAVTSLQNPGNQDLYLDATLNNTVTPCNSSADFLTNPTPFYCLGQSVSYNPGAVDPDGDQLTYELIAARGANGNNLTYAAGYSALQPVRNGGGAGAVQLNATTGTMTVIPNQLQVAVVTYRVREFRNGVQIGSVTRDVQVVVRACAGNTAPTASGINGSANYTTSVCAGVPITFTINSNDANAGQTVQMNWNGGIAGATFTTAGLPFPTGTFNWTPAVADIGTNNFTVTVTDDACPLVGTNDFGYSVIVTPPFTAADAGPDQQVCGGTATLAGVLPYSQVTGTWTVVSGSGVFANANSATSGVSGLSQGANVFQWSVDYGTCGIATDQVTITSFNPGQAAANAGPDQALCLPATSTNLAANTAAAPAVGTWTLVSGTGTVAAPNSPTSAVSGLSVGANIFRWTINNGPCGAPTTDEVTLFVYDNAQPAANAGPDQQLCTPTTSTTLAGNAVIFPATGTWTVVQGSGVFANASNPTSGVSGLSVGVNRFRWTISNGPCAPPSTQDEVTVTVFNQNSPNANAGADLTLCSPPNSITLTGNAPIAPATGTWTLVSGQGTISSPGNPSTLVTNLGLGVNIFQWTLNNGPCANGVTQDQVSVTVFSSASPSANAGPDQEICSSTNSTQLAGNTPIAPAVGTWTLVSGSGTIVSPNDPTTQVTNLGIGNNVFRWTVNNGPCANGLTNDQVTIRVFDANAPTANAGPDQSICSTTTSITLGGSAPTFPATGVWTLVSGSGNIVSPGNPASIVTGLGLGANVFQWTVDNGACQNPISSDQVTITVFDANQANASAGPDQSLCGATSTTLAGNAVTAPGTGTWTLVSGSGSISTPNDPASAVTGLAVGNNVFQWTVNNGACGAPTSDQVTVAVFDPSMLAASAGPDQQLCTPTNSTTLNGSAVIFPGTGTWTLVSGTGTITSPNSASTGITGLGVGVNVFRWTVSNGPCAGTSSDEVSITLFNSANPVANAGPDQQICIPTFPSQVNLAGSAVIPPAVGTWTLVSGTGAIVDPNDPNTLVTGLAVGINVFRWTVSNGVCANGLTTDEITVFVFDAANPVANAGPDQNLCTPITSTVLSGSSLIVPATGTWTLISGSGTLVDPTDPNSQVTGLGLGPNVFQWTVSNGNCANPITSDQVTINLFNGNAQPAEAGPDQTICSTTTSITMAGNTPTGLATGSWSVLQGTATFANAGSATTSATGLSVGTNVLQWSIDNGACGVSTDVMTVTVFDANQANANAGPDQSICIPDVPNQVTLAGNAITFPATGTWTLVSGSGSIFDPNDPLTVVTGLGVGVNVFQWTINNGPCANGTTTDQVSITVFDGGNAAADAGPDQELCTPTSSTSMAGSTVTFPAVGTWTVVSGSAAIVSANDPNTLVTGLGVGETVLRWTVDNGVCGTPSFDEVSLFVFDANNPVANAGPDQELCILTTLTVVNGSPLTFPATGTWAVVSGSGTFDDQNAPFTNLSGFSIGTNVYTWTVSNGPCANGLTVDTLRVVVYDNTNPIANAGPDQQYCTPDDAAVLDGSELLPPATGIWTLIAGSGTLADPTDPNTTVDNLTVGINTFRWSVDNGPCINGNTNDQMNILVFDANNPPADAGPDQELCTPNTSTVMAGSALITPATGTWTLVSGGGTIVTPGSPTTAITGLPVGENVFRWTVNNGPCANPITFDEVSLFVFDQNNLVADAGPDQELCTPNVNATMAGSALTFPATGTWTLIAGSGTINDPGDPTAVVSGLGVGENVLVWTVSNGPCTDPITSDTVSVFLFDATNANADAGPDQELCTPTSTTTLAGNTPIFPAIGTWTVVSGNAIIADANDPNSAVSGLGVGETVLQWTVDNGPCANGNTTDLVSLFVFDDANLVADAGADQELCAPDNTVTLSGSPVIFPATGTWTVVSGTATIVSPNDPNSVVTDLVVGETILEWTVDNGPCTNGITTDQVSLQVFDPLSADANAGPDQDLCTPTTSATLAGSATIFPSVGTWTVAAGGGTFADANDPATTVSGLIVGENILVWTVDNGPCANGLTSDTLTILLYDENNPVANAGPDQQRCTPDTTTTLAGSAVIFPASGLWTLVSGTGTIVDPTDPSSAVTGLTVGENVFLWTVTNGPCANPVTSDAMSIFIFDDTNPDANAGADQAICTPITSATLSGSAVTFPATGLWTLVNGQGTITDPSDPNTTVTGLGIGLNEFAWTVDNGPCANGITTDNVVINLFDENAPPADAGPDQDLCAPTSSTFLQGNTAVGVAIGTWTLVQGTGVFADANDPLTEVTGLTIGENIFQWTIDNSVCGISDDQVSIFVFDPNNPPADAGPDQELCMPTDSTFLAGNTPTFPATGTWTVIAGTGVFADPSDPGTLVSTLSIGVNTFRWTVDNGPCANPITFDDVSVILFSDSTSAADAGPDQEVCLPLTSTVMAAAPPQAPATGSWTLIGGSGTIVDPASPTSAITDLTVGISTFVWTLDNGPCPPNGIMSDTIQIYVYDPTAPTADAGPDQELCTPQVSTMMQGNIPAFPGVGTWSLLSGSGTIVEPNNPFTMITDMAVGENVFVWQIYNGQCGFGPPSTDTVSVFIFDENQPPAQTGPDQELCTPTTGAVLTANDPIFPATGQWTVLQGGGILADASDPNTAVFNLSIGDNVFVWTIDNGPCPDAVTTDTLQVTLFDENSASADAGPDQEICIPTFPNTVTMAATDPTYPATGQWTLVSGSGTITDPTSATTTITDLLVGVSVFEWTVSNGPCPNGTTTDQVTISVFDAGQDAADAGPDQELCTPTSSTTLAGNALIFPATGTWTVLNGSGTVTDPASPTSNITGLTPGTTTLLWTIDNGPCAPGITTDTVLIQVFDNTAAAALAGDDQSFCSPAPNTTMFASSPVAPAVGLWTLISGTGTLADPTSPFTAVTDLGLGETVFEWTIDNGACGSTSDQMSFLVYNSALAAADAGEDQEFCQHQFTGTALDAEPVFDALATGAWTLVSGTATLSDPADPAAFASGLALGNTWFVWTVNNGVCGTTSDSVLVRLKDCLTVIVPDAFSPNGDGVNDTYVVHNLESYPDNSLQVFNRWGSKVLDRSPYTNDWNGRSENSLNWGEELPESTYYFILDLGNGEEPFTGYIYIRR